In a genomic window of Infirmifilum sp. NZ:
- a CDS encoding ECF transporter S component: MKPKEIALTATFTSLSVAFRVSKNAVTAVQFINIPLAFAFVSSVLFGARVGFLVGFLSYALSDLIIFPGAWTLVNATLAGLFASFYRWVYHPGAGKTFNFVATYILVFSFDILTSAILYVLFGVGPLEAFLTGLIGEFLPVMGGYLVGVGPLTEGSTSLLAILLIEELSKRKV, from the coding sequence ATGAAACCTAAAGAGATAGCCCTTACGGCTACTTTTACTTCACTCAGCGTCGCGTTCCGGGTTTCAAAGAATGCTGTAACCGCTGTACAATTCATAAATATCCCTCTAGCTTTTGCCTTCGTCTCTTCAGTTCTCTTTGGAGCACGGGTCGGCTTCCTGGTGGGTTTTCTGTCGTATGCGCTTTCAGACCTCATTATTTTCCCCGGAGCTTGGACGCTCGTGAACGCTACTCTTGCAGGACTTTTCGCCTCTTTCTACAGGTGGGTTTACCACCCAGGAGCTGGGAAAACCTTCAACTTTGTTGCAACATATATACTCGTTTTCTCGTTTGACATCCTTACTTCAGCTATCCTCTACGTACTCTTCGGGGTTGGTCCACTTGAAGCATTTCTTACAGGCCTCATTGGGGAGTTTCTCCCTGTGATGGGGGGCTACCTTGTGGGGGTAGGCCCACTCACCGAAGGCTCCACGTCGCTTTTAGCAATCCTGCTGATAGAGGAGTTATCGAAGAGAAAAGTATAA
- a CDS encoding DsbA family protein, giving the protein MKKEHVLLIVATALVAIGLLAFFTLKGLIPLPSTQPQAPGCPSPSLVYVYENEQQKNAMDSITSAFKSILQSYYGINIINTPVCPVPASSLSQRLRVYPALLYKGDLPALAQFTSGSVGEYKVISPSISAVLAYYQGVSPSFGATAEAVIVESSAPFAKINISEQQLRDLLTQVALANISKISTSRPEELGVPLQTLPAVVFRSDFNLSEGVPYLVKLRDNIYGLSNNTQSSLMEYLNIGVYETHSPPPSLLENGVAYGEDAPITLYILEDYHCPFCADLITNMGSYLQSLVKENRIRLVFVDLIVHPEVTDMHAFTRCVYNYSRDPSAYFNITHDLYASGVSTTLSDARKIALRYLQDTIVEKALACTNSTVAEVQQNAQQLLNIGYTGTPTLFFWNKDSRKGLVITGCLQLKPCITQEQFASILSWLESQG; this is encoded by the coding sequence ATGAAAAAAGAGCACGTGCTGTTGATAGTAGCTACCGCGCTGGTAGCCATCGGCTTACTCGCGTTCTTCACGCTTAAGGGCCTAATACCGCTCCCATCTACGCAGCCTCAGGCGCCGGGTTGTCCCTCACCCTCGCTGGTCTACGTGTACGAGAACGAGCAGCAGAAGAACGCGATGGACTCTATCACCTCGGCGTTCAAGTCTATCCTGCAGAGCTACTACGGGATAAACATCATCAACACGCCGGTATGTCCCGTGCCAGCCTCGTCACTGTCCCAGAGGCTGCGAGTATACCCTGCGTTGCTCTACAAAGGGGACCTCCCGGCTCTGGCCCAGTTCACCTCTGGGAGCGTAGGCGAGTACAAAGTGATTTCCCCCTCGATATCCGCCGTCCTAGCCTACTACCAGGGTGTCAGCCCTAGCTTCGGAGCCACCGCTGAAGCTGTGATCGTCGAGAGCTCAGCGCCTTTCGCGAAAATCAACATCAGCGAGCAGCAGCTCAGGGACCTGCTCACCCAGGTAGCGCTGGCCAACATATCGAAGATCTCGACGTCAAGGCCAGAAGAGTTGGGGGTGCCACTGCAGACTCTGCCTGCAGTCGTCTTCAGATCGGACTTCAACCTCTCCGAGGGGGTGCCGTACCTCGTGAAGCTCCGAGACAACATATATGGTCTTTCAAACAACACTCAGAGCTCCTTGATGGAGTACCTGAACATAGGGGTTTACGAAACTCATAGCCCACCGCCGAGCCTTCTCGAGAACGGCGTAGCATACGGGGAGGATGCCCCCATTACGCTGTACATCTTGGAGGACTACCACTGCCCCTTCTGCGCAGACCTCATCACGAACATGGGTAGCTACCTGCAGTCCCTGGTCAAGGAAAACAGGATTCGCCTGGTCTTCGTAGACCTCATAGTACACCCAGAGGTCACAGACATGCACGCGTTTACGAGGTGCGTTTACAACTACTCAAGAGACCCGTCAGCGTACTTCAACATCACCCATGACCTCTACGCGAGCGGTGTATCGACAACCCTGAGCGACGCCAGGAAAATAGCGTTGAGATACTTGCAGGATACGATCGTGGAGAAAGCCCTCGCTTGCACTAACAGCACGGTCGCTGAGGTCCAGCAGAACGCCCAGCAACTGCTAAACATCGGATACACAGGTACTCCTACGCTATTCTTCTGGAACAAAGATAGCAGAAAAGGCCTCGTCATAACTGGATGCCTGCAGCTGAAGCCCTGCATCACGCAGGAGCAGTTTGCGTCCATACTCTCCTGGCTCGAGTCACAGGGATAG
- a CDS encoding aminotransferase class I/II-fold pyridoxal phosphate-dependent enzyme: MSKVLGLSKRISRLDYPIRKYNALARSLEEKGEKVIYLNIGDPLKYDFQTPRELIEEAYRAMLENHNYYASSEGVRELQEAIAYKEKVWNGVEVESRNVLVTSGVSEGINALFAALVDDGEKVLIPDPSYPLYINFADFYNANKVFYPLVEEEGWVPDTDRLRRLVDNNVKFIVVNNPHNPTGAVYPVKTIKEILDIAAEWDIPVVSDEIYDALTFEGEFVSTARVASKDNVVIGLNGFSKTFLATGWRLGYVYLKGPEEKVSQIRSAILAFLMTRLSAVTPLQVALARFARRKPLFLEEVRRKMDERRRFTFKRLNEIPGFRLPVAPAGAFYAFPRVEANMSDEEFARRLLLEEKVFVVYGSGFGPVGAGHVRLVFLPPLEVLEEAFNRIERFMRRIQRTS; encoded by the coding sequence GTGAGTAAAGTCCTAGGCCTCTCCAAGAGGATAAGCAGGCTGGACTACCCTATAAGGAAGTACAACGCGCTTGCGAGGAGCCTCGAGGAGAAGGGTGAGAAGGTCATTTATCTCAACATAGGTGACCCGCTGAAGTACGACTTCCAAACACCGAGAGAGCTCATCGAGGAGGCCTACCGCGCGATGCTCGAAAACCACAACTACTACGCTTCATCGGAAGGTGTCCGCGAGCTACAGGAGGCGATCGCGTACAAGGAGAAGGTGTGGAACGGCGTCGAAGTTGAGAGCAGGAATGTTCTCGTGACGAGCGGCGTGTCGGAGGGTATAAACGCCCTGTTCGCCGCGCTTGTGGACGATGGCGAGAAGGTTCTGATACCTGATCCCAGCTACCCCCTTTACATAAACTTCGCAGACTTCTACAACGCGAACAAGGTGTTTTACCCGCTGGTAGAAGAGGAGGGATGGGTACCTGACACGGACAGGCTTCGGAGGCTTGTAGATAATAACGTTAAGTTCATAGTGGTGAACAACCCGCACAACCCCACTGGCGCTGTGTACCCCGTGAAGACGATCAAAGAGATCCTCGACATAGCCGCGGAGTGGGACATCCCTGTCGTCAGCGATGAGATCTACGACGCGTTGACTTTTGAAGGCGAGTTTGTGAGTACCGCTAGGGTTGCAAGCAAGGACAACGTTGTGATAGGACTGAACGGCTTCTCGAAGACCTTCCTCGCCACGGGGTGGAGGCTCGGCTACGTGTACCTCAAGGGGCCTGAGGAGAAGGTTTCGCAGATCCGCTCAGCTATTCTGGCTTTTCTGATGACTAGGCTTTCCGCGGTCACGCCGTTGCAGGTCGCGCTGGCTAGGTTCGCCAGGAGGAAGCCACTGTTCCTCGAGGAGGTTAGGAGGAAGATGGATGAAAGGAGGAGGTTCACCTTTAAGCGCCTCAACGAGATCCCGGGCTTCCGGCTCCCCGTAGCCCCGGCAGGCGCTTTCTACGCTTTCCCCCGTGTAGAGGCTAACATGAGTGACGAGGAGTTTGCCAGGCGGCTACTGCTGGAGGAGAAAGTCTTCGTGGTCTATGGCTCCGGCTTCGGGCCCGTTGGTGCAGGCCACGTAAGGCTTGTGTTCCTGCCGCCGCTTGAGGTGCTAGAGGAGGCCTTCAACAGGATCGAAAGGTTCATGAGAAGAATTCAGCGCACATCTTAG
- a CDS encoding PIN domain-containing protein — protein MGDVTRLVVDTDILLHDTFEDSEKHAEASELLDDADRVYMASIVLHEYLWLLLTKFKIDLDVVREKLEEYFGDTRFIYISENSEVFLKALEWMKEDSADPTMINDYIILVLAQRLGAVLATYDADLKEIAKRRGIQVTP, from the coding sequence ATGGGAGACGTAACCAGGCTTGTCGTAGACACAGACATTCTGCTCCACGACACCTTCGAGGACAGCGAGAAACACGCTGAAGCGTCCGAGCTTCTAGATGATGCAGACAGAGTGTACATGGCATCCATTGTCCTCCACGAGTACTTGTGGTTGCTCCTGACGAAGTTTAAGATAGACCTAGACGTCGTCAGGGAGAAGCTCGAGGAATACTTCGGGGATACGCGCTTCATCTACATCAGCGAGAACAGTGAGGTTTTTCTAAAGGCTCTTGAGTGGATGAAAGAGGACAGCGCAGACCCAACTATGATAAACGACTACATAATCCTAGTCCTCGCCCAGCGCCTCGGCGCGGTCCTAGCCACGTACGATGCCGACCTTAAAGAAATAGCCAAGAGAAGGGGCATACAGGTCACGCCTTGA
- a CDS encoding putative metallopeptidase → MPKLRYAPACDVEAMAKDIVEKLDMRWIRLEHVRFVRSMGSKSSATARIYGLPKSFQVAFNLPPLYVIEVISEKFDVLPAEKQVEVLVHELLHIPSSFSGGLRPHGKAVNDRVVRRLTEKYLSKLARR, encoded by the coding sequence GTGCCGAAACTTCGCTACGCGCCTGCATGCGACGTGGAAGCCATGGCTAAAGACATCGTCGAGAAGCTGGATATGAGGTGGATTAGATTAGAGCATGTCAGGTTCGTAAGGAGTATGGGATCAAAGAGCTCGGCTACCGCGAGGATTTACGGGCTCCCGAAGTCGTTTCAGGTCGCGTTTAACCTCCCCCCGCTTTACGTCATCGAAGTGATCTCCGAGAAGTTCGACGTGCTCCCAGCCGAGAAGCAAGTGGAAGTTTTAGTACACGAGCTACTTCATATTCCCAGCAGTTTCTCAGGAGGCCTCCGACCTCACGGCAAGGCTGTTAACGATAGAGTCGTCCGCCGCCTTACAGAGAAATACCTCTCAAAGTTAGCTAGGCGATGA
- the cyaB gene encoding class IV adenylate cyclase, whose product MSTSSVELEVKFRCKDLNELRKKLLDMGAKPIDSVEMVDVYLQHPCWNFAERDEALRVRLIRSSQSQGENVEITYKGPRSQGWAKARVELVVKADNFQRTLQVFESLGFREVARLAKHREFFEIDNVEVSLDMVEGLGEFVELEDRGAGDEGLRRVAERLGLRDLVRETYLELYLKKMGARAPT is encoded by the coding sequence ATGAGCACCAGCAGCGTCGAGTTGGAGGTTAAGTTCAGGTGTAAGGATCTCAACGAGCTGAGGAAAAAGCTCTTAGATATGGGCGCGAAGCCGATCGACAGCGTCGAAATGGTGGACGTTTACCTCCAGCACCCATGCTGGAACTTCGCTGAGAGGGATGAGGCCCTGCGAGTACGGCTCATACGCTCTTCCCAGTCTCAGGGTGAAAACGTAGAGATCACGTATAAGGGGCCCCGCTCGCAAGGCTGGGCTAAAGCCAGAGTAGAGCTGGTCGTAAAGGCAGACAACTTCCAAAGAACGCTTCAGGTCTTCGAAAGCCTAGGCTTCCGGGAAGTTGCCCGCCTAGCAAAACACAGGGAGTTCTTCGAGATAGATAATGTCGAGGTGTCGCTGGACATGGTCGAGGGGCTGGGAGAGTTTGTTGAGCTTGAAGACCGGGGAGCTGGAGACGAGGGCTTAAGGAGAGTTGCTGAGAGGCTCGGTCTCCGGGATCTTGTCCGGGAGACGTATTTGGAGCTGTATTTGAAGAAGATGGGGGCCAGAGCCCCTACCTAA
- a CDS encoding MBL fold metallo-hydrolase: MHITLVDLDSEHPGLLASYIVETERSLLVFDPGPASTIASLLKQLAGREEKKVYVFVTHVHLDHAGGLGHLLEHVKVERVYVHERGVKHLLDPSRLWESSLSVLGERALIWGKPKPVDPEVVEEVRGDSRVELDSLTVEVVNCEGHASHQVCYYLQDGTIFPGDALGEVYDGNVLLLTPPPFLGSEALATIDRILRLNPERLALPHYGIYTREHRLCNRYKAKLLEALCLAALHQGDVSKLHEHLARDEEYRRGLEVLESRDRDLAKGFLERNITGLVEYVSSYGWYCPGKDFNAVRKG; the protein is encoded by the coding sequence ATGCACATTACGCTGGTCGACCTGGACTCAGAGCACCCGGGTCTCCTTGCGAGCTACATCGTTGAGACCGAGAGGAGCCTCCTGGTGTTCGACCCAGGCCCGGCTTCGACCATTGCCTCTCTGTTGAAGCAGCTAGCCGGCAGAGAAGAAAAGAAGGTATACGTATTCGTAACTCACGTTCACCTCGACCACGCGGGCGGTCTAGGGCATCTGCTTGAGCACGTCAAAGTAGAGAGAGTGTACGTGCACGAGAGAGGAGTTAAGCACCTACTAGACCCCTCAAGGCTCTGGGAGTCTAGCCTCTCCGTTCTCGGCGAGAGGGCTCTCATCTGGGGTAAGCCGAAACCCGTTGATCCTGAGGTCGTCGAAGAGGTAAGAGGTGATAGCCGAGTCGAGCTTGACAGCCTCACCGTGGAGGTCGTGAACTGCGAGGGTCACGCAAGCCACCAGGTGTGCTACTACCTTCAGGACGGGACGATTTTCCCAGGCGATGCCCTCGGAGAGGTCTACGACGGAAACGTCCTCTTACTGACGCCTCCTCCCTTCCTTGGGAGCGAAGCTCTAGCCACCATTGATCGTATACTCAGGCTCAACCCCGAGCGGCTCGCGCTCCCCCACTACGGAATATATACCCGCGAACACCGGCTCTGCAACCGCTATAAGGCGAAGCTTCTGGAAGCCTTGTGCCTAGCTGCTCTCCACCAGGGTGACGTTAGCAAGCTCCACGAGCACCTAGCTAGGGACGAGGAGTACAGGAGGGGGCTGGAGGTTCTTGAGTCTCGAGACAGGGACCTGGCTAAGGGTTTCCTCGAGAGAAACATCACCGGTCTTGTAGAGTACGTCTCCAGTTACGGGTGGTACTGCCCCGGCAAAGATTTTAACGCTGTGAGAAAGGGTTAG
- a CDS encoding NAD(P)/FAD-dependent oxidoreductase, whose amino-acid sequence MQKYDIVIVGAGIAGLTAALYAARQRLSTLVVSADLGGQLLLTSEIQNFPGFMSISGLELIKKVEEQARAYGAQIVFDEVTGIEERDGVFLIKTATGNVFQADAVVLAFGKSPKEMGVPGEKEFKGRGVSYCVICDAPLYRGKTVALVGWGLHNYENVIRLRDYASKVYWVFPGEKPLDDEELLKEALSKGNVELVSNSAPVEVRGSKKVEALLVKDRRTGEVKTLQVDGVFVEMGYVTRTEFLKGFVELNENGEIIIDKECKTSRPGVFAAGDVAGMPHKQAVIAAGMGACAALSAYAYIMSKRGKKVSSTSDWRHLEIPGKKESKGLVLKIS is encoded by the coding sequence ATGCAAAAGTACGATATCGTAATCGTTGGTGCCGGTATAGCAGGCCTGACCGCAGCCCTGTACGCTGCGAGGCAGAGGCTTTCGACGCTCGTCGTTAGCGCTGACCTAGGCGGCCAGCTTCTCCTAACTTCAGAGATACAGAACTTCCCCGGGTTTATGAGCATCAGCGGACTGGAGCTTATAAAGAAGGTAGAGGAGCAGGCGCGCGCTTACGGCGCACAGATCGTCTTCGATGAGGTGACGGGTATAGAGGAGAGAGACGGCGTCTTCCTCATCAAGACAGCTACTGGGAATGTTTTTCAAGCTGACGCCGTGGTTCTCGCTTTCGGGAAGTCGCCTAAAGAGATGGGCGTCCCAGGGGAGAAGGAGTTCAAGGGAAGGGGCGTGTCCTACTGTGTCATCTGCGACGCGCCGCTTTACCGTGGCAAAACCGTTGCCCTGGTGGGTTGGGGGCTACACAACTACGAGAACGTTATAAGGCTCCGCGACTACGCGAGCAAGGTTTACTGGGTTTTCCCGGGCGAGAAACCGCTGGACGACGAGGAGCTACTAAAGGAGGCCCTCAGCAAAGGAAACGTTGAGCTGGTTTCAAACTCTGCTCCCGTGGAGGTAAGGGGGTCTAAGAAGGTTGAGGCTCTCCTGGTGAAAGACAGGAGAACGGGGGAAGTCAAGACTCTGCAGGTTGACGGCGTGTTTGTAGAGATGGGCTACGTTACGAGGACGGAGTTCCTAAAGGGTTTTGTCGAGCTAAACGAGAACGGCGAGATCATCATCGATAAAGAGTGCAAAACCAGCAGGCCGGGGGTGTTCGCGGCCGGAGATGTTGCAGGCATGCCCCACAAGCAGGCAGTCATCGCGGCTGGAATGGGGGCCTGCGCGGCCCTCAGCGCCTACGCCTATATAATGAGCAAGCGTGGGAAGAAGGTTTCGAGCACGTCTGATTGGAGGCACCTAGAAATCCCAGGGAAGAAGGAGAGCAAAGGGCTAGTGCTGAAGATCTCTTAG
- the amrS gene encoding AmmeMemoRadiSam system radical SAM enzyme, with the protein MDSKSRPNVREALFWERVEGKPGYVRCNLCHRRCVIAPGRFGVCGVRKNIDGRLYTYVYGLLTAANLDPIEKKPLSHFNPGSAVFSISTPGCNFFCQFCQNWEISQSRLEKGLYGMQYTPERVVSEALRLGADGISYTYNEPTIFYEFMLDTAKLAKRSGLFNTMVTNGYMTQEALQELSKYMDAATVDFKGGGNPDFYRKFMGVPDPSPIYDTLLTMKEKGMHVEITNLVVPLVGDNEDDLKKLARWIADNLGVETPFHLLRFYPHYKMIDYPPTDVQKLDQLASIARGEGLKHVYVGNVWGHPLEHTYCPRCGYKVIERRGFFITKWNLTDDNRCPRCGYKLNIRGSYRKRNWEFEYFF; encoded by the coding sequence ATGGACTCTAAGTCTAGACCTAACGTGAGGGAGGCGTTGTTCTGGGAGAGGGTTGAGGGGAAGCCTGGGTATGTGCGATGCAACCTCTGCCACCGCCGTTGCGTAATAGCGCCCGGGCGCTTCGGGGTATGCGGTGTGAGGAAAAACATTGACGGAAGACTCTACACCTACGTTTACGGGCTGCTCACCGCAGCCAACCTTGATCCCATCGAGAAGAAGCCGCTCTCACACTTCAACCCCGGTAGCGCAGTTTTCTCCATCTCCACGCCCGGTTGTAACTTCTTCTGCCAGTTCTGCCAGAACTGGGAGATCAGTCAGAGCAGGCTGGAAAAAGGCCTCTACGGGATGCAGTACACGCCTGAACGGGTCGTGAGCGAGGCTCTCCGTTTGGGGGCCGACGGCATATCCTACACCTACAACGAGCCAACGATCTTCTACGAGTTCATGCTGGACACCGCGAAGCTCGCTAAGCGCAGCGGTTTGTTCAACACCATGGTTACGAACGGTTACATGACGCAGGAGGCTTTGCAAGAGCTGAGCAAGTACATGGACGCCGCCACGGTTGACTTCAAGGGAGGCGGCAACCCGGACTTCTACAGGAAGTTCATGGGCGTTCCGGACCCCAGCCCCATCTACGACACCCTACTGACTATGAAGGAAAAAGGAATGCACGTTGAGATTACTAACCTCGTAGTCCCCCTCGTCGGGGACAATGAGGACGACTTAAAGAAGCTTGCGCGCTGGATAGCGGACAACCTGGGCGTCGAGACCCCATTCCACCTCCTGCGCTTCTACCCCCACTACAAGATGATAGACTACCCGCCTACAGATGTCCAGAAACTGGACCAGCTGGCTTCGATCGCAAGGGGGGAGGGCTTGAAGCACGTGTACGTGGGGAACGTGTGGGGCCACCCTCTCGAGCACACATACTGTCCGAGATGCGGCTACAAGGTAATCGAGAGGAGAGGCTTCTTCATCACCAAGTGGAACTTGACAGACGACAACCGTTGCCCAAGGTGCGGCTACAAGCTGAATATAAGGGGGTCTTATAGAAAGAGGAACTGGGAGTTCGAGTACTTCTTCTAA
- a CDS encoding protein-tyrosine phosphatase family protein translates to MSRFRVLRPQVYWSSCPSSEELRVLRDQGLSLVVDLTENECSYDVPQGVERLVFPIPDFSFRSPEVVFYKVVEPAKREVESGGTVLVHCMGGIGRSGTVAAMLLVILDRMTLDGALSRVRRLGGGPQVPAQATALRWFERNVSTIGYSKYLSFSERITSLGERKADHISSRINLALDILSELGLSGFQLEQFFECMIDALVAGTQTACLPSSLGEAAGDVLELAEIVGNVFYGEGLYVGLEKRDGKLYLLLNGFAAAGELASRLRSFIRESRFLRDLMDVEEVFE, encoded by the coding sequence GTGTCGAGGTTCAGGGTACTTAGGCCTCAAGTGTACTGGTCCTCGTGTCCATCATCCGAAGAGCTAAGGGTTCTGCGGGACCAGGGACTCAGCCTCGTGGTGGACCTAACGGAGAATGAGTGTAGCTACGATGTTCCTCAAGGGGTTGAGAGGCTGGTGTTCCCGATTCCCGATTTTTCGTTCAGGTCCCCAGAGGTTGTCTTCTACAAGGTGGTGGAGCCCGCGAAAAGGGAGGTTGAGAGCGGGGGAACGGTGCTTGTGCACTGCATGGGTGGTATCGGCAGGAGCGGGACCGTGGCAGCGATGCTCTTAGTCATCCTCGACCGAATGACTCTGGATGGAGCGTTGAGCAGGGTCAGGAGGCTCGGTGGAGGCCCCCAGGTTCCTGCCCAAGCCACTGCCCTCCGGTGGTTTGAGAGGAACGTGAGCACAATAGGCTACAGCAAATACCTCAGCTTCTCAGAGCGTATCACGTCGCTTGGTGAGCGAAAGGCAGACCACATATCGTCTAGAATCAACCTTGCTCTGGATATCCTAAGTGAGCTAGGTCTGAGCGGCTTCCAACTCGAACAGTTCTTCGAATGCATGATCGACGCTTTAGTAGCGGGAACGCAAACTGCATGCCTGCCGTCCAGCTTGGGCGAGGCCGCGGGCGACGTTCTCGAATTAGCGGAGATTGTGGGAAACGTGTTTTACGGGGAAGGACTCTACGTGGGTCTAGAGAAGAGAGACGGCAAGCTGTACCTGCTCTTGAACGGCTTCGCAGCAGCTGGAGAGCTAGCCTCGCGCCTAAGGAGCTTCATAAGGGAGAGTCGCTTTCTCAGAGATTTAATGGACGTTGAGGAAGTGTTCGAGTGA
- a CDS encoding TldD/PmbA family protein, with product MFEDLAEFLLRRASEEGVSFADVRFEDTTREYIQLVNGRIVTLSVSASRGVAVRVIREGSIGFSSTTELTREGLERALISAVKAARALGKGDKSVAELGVKEGRYTFGSVRKHPSRVAVDEKIDLVKRAYSVAKNSGASSATSRYGAYYGFVEVYSLDGVRVLSERLVTGISASVVLRENGKTGDGFETFGASQGLEYFTGDKAPERAAERAVEMARLSLKARRPPAGEHVVITRPELTGVFAHESFGHLTEADSIFTKTSPLTGRLGEQIASELVTIVDSGFDPRGGYVLPVDDEGTPTQRTVLVERGVLVGYLHSRESAALLGMRPTGNGRAQSFAHDVIVRMRNTFFEGGDWKEEEIIRETRHGLLLDKPAGGQVEEDGTFTFNSRIGFIVENGELKEPVRDVVLAGNILEMLKYIDAVANNVEISTSPFGGCGKYGQMVHVGDGGPSLRATRLLVGGER from the coding sequence GTGTTTGAAGACCTAGCAGAGTTTCTCCTCCGGAGGGCCTCAGAGGAGGGTGTCAGCTTTGCCGACGTGAGGTTTGAGGATACGACCCGCGAGTACATACAGCTTGTGAACGGGCGAATCGTCACGCTCAGTGTCTCGGCCTCTCGGGGCGTGGCGGTTCGAGTTATTAGGGAGGGCAGTATCGGCTTCTCGTCTACCACCGAGTTAACGAGGGAGGGGCTTGAAAGAGCGCTGATCAGCGCTGTGAAAGCCGCTCGAGCGCTTGGCAAGGGAGACAAATCTGTCGCGGAGCTGGGCGTCAAGGAGGGCAGGTACACTTTCGGCTCGGTGAGAAAGCACCCATCGAGGGTAGCGGTGGACGAGAAGATAGACCTGGTTAAGAGGGCTTACAGCGTCGCGAAGAATAGCGGGGCGTCGTCGGCCACATCGCGCTACGGGGCTTACTACGGCTTCGTGGAGGTCTACTCTCTGGACGGCGTGCGCGTCCTTTCGGAGAGGCTTGTAACAGGGATCTCCGCGTCTGTGGTCCTCCGCGAGAACGGGAAGACGGGGGATGGCTTCGAAACTTTCGGGGCGTCTCAGGGGCTAGAGTACTTCACGGGAGATAAGGCACCCGAGAGGGCTGCTGAGAGGGCGGTGGAGATGGCACGCCTCTCCCTGAAGGCCAGGCGCCCTCCTGCCGGTGAGCACGTCGTGATAACAAGGCCTGAGCTCACGGGCGTCTTCGCCCACGAAAGCTTCGGCCACCTTACGGAAGCCGACAGCATTTTCACGAAGACGAGCCCCCTGACCGGTCGTCTGGGCGAACAAATAGCCAGCGAGCTTGTGACGATAGTGGATTCCGGCTTTGACCCGCGGGGCGGCTACGTCCTGCCCGTCGACGACGAGGGTACGCCTACCCAGCGCACAGTGCTCGTCGAGCGTGGAGTGCTGGTCGGCTACCTGCACAGCCGTGAAAGTGCAGCGCTACTCGGCATGAGGCCGACGGGGAATGGGAGAGCTCAGAGCTTTGCCCACGACGTTATCGTGAGGATGAGAAACACTTTCTTCGAGGGGGGTGACTGGAAGGAGGAGGAGATAATCAGGGAGACGCGGCACGGGCTCCTGCTCGACAAACCGGCGGGGGGTCAGGTCGAAGAGGATGGCACCTTCACTTTCAACTCTAGGATAGGCTTTATTGTTGAGAACGGAGAGCTCAAGGAGCCCGTAAGGGACGTCGTTCTAGCAGGAAATATACTCGAGATGCTCAAGTACATCGACGCCGTGGCCAACAACGTGGAGATCTCGACGAGCCCCTTCGGAGGGTGTGGGAAGTATGGCCAAATGGTGCACGTCGGCGACGGGGGGCCTTCCCTGAGAGCTACCCGGCTTCTCGTGGGAGGTGAAAGGTGA